One window of the Misgurnus anguillicaudatus chromosome 8, ASM2758022v2, whole genome shotgun sequence genome contains the following:
- the dph3 gene encoding diphthamide biosynthesis protein 3, with protein MSVYHDEVEIEDFEYDEETETYYFPCPCGDRFAITKEDLENGEEVATCPSCSLIVKVIYDKDQFMCGEVIEATKSERKVELAQS; from the exons ATGTCGGTATATCACGACGAGGTTGAAATTGAAGATTTTGAATATGACGAAGAAACAGAAACGTATTATTTTCCCTGCCCTTGTGGGGACAGATTCGCCATAACGAAG GAGGATTTAGAAAATGGTGAAGAAGTTGCCACCTGTCCAAGCTGCTCATTAATAGTGAAAGTAATTTATGATAAG GATCAGTTTATGTGTGGAGAAGTAATTGAAGCAACAAAATCAGAAAGAAAAGTGGAGCTGGCTCAGAGCTGA
- the LOC129451159 gene encoding uncharacterized protein: MKIKTEPSEIKTEPTEITTEPTEITTEPTEIKTEPTEIKTEPTEKEDSTEVEEDSTVEDDDFIPSDVKSDSCLDIEITSSTSKERLTAQTLVCITCGKTFSSQIHLERHERKHTEQKLFTCTRSEISFTTLQEKKLHSEEQGEKQQFHCEKCGKICECGYYLKIKENPQKVHQRVHTGEKPFECPHCEKRYRHQYVLKTHLRSHTNERPYQCIECGKTFRDSGSLKKHQNIHFKEKLYQCSHCDKRFCHTYRLIAHERLHTGEKPYHCSICGKSFSQRTSLLNHKRIHTGDKPFKCSQCDMTFAFSGHLKSHQRLHTREKPYYCSICGKSFSQQTTLLNHQRLHTGEKPFKCSQCDKTFAQSGSLKSHQRVHTGEKPYHCNVCEKSFSQQTTLLNHNRVHTGDKPFKCPQCDMTFTYSNHLKSHQRVHTVEKLYDVCSHCGNSFSNQSEFRDHQCVHTGEKPYHCSVCRKTFSNQSNLLRHQRLHSGEKPFKCSRCDKTFTLSSSLKSHQRVHTGKKP; the protein is encoded by the exons atgaagattaaaactgaaccctcagaaataaaaactgaacctacagaaataacaactgaacccacagaaataacaactgaacccacagaaataaaaactgaacccacagaaatcaaaactgaacccacagaaaagGAAGACAGCACTGAGGTAGAGGAAGATAGCACTGTGgaagatgatgattttattccaTCAG atgtaaagagtgattcatgtttggatatagaaataacgtcctcaacatcaaaagagcgactgacagcacaaactcttgTATGCATTacctgtggaaagacattcagctcacaaatacatttagagagacatgagagaaaacacacagaacagaaactcttcacgtgcaccagatctgagatcagctttactaccttacaagagaagaaacttcattcagagGAGCAAGGAGAGAAGCAGCAGTTTCACTGTGAAAAGTGTGGGAAGATTTGTGAATGTGGCTATTACTTGAAAATCAAAGAAAATCCTCAGaaagttcatcagagagttcacactggagaaaaaccatttgagtgtcctcactgtgagaagagatATAGACATCAATATGTTTTGAAGACACATCTGCGGTCTcacaccaatgagagaccgTATCAATGCATTGAATGTGGAAAAACCTTTAGGGATTCaggttcattaaaaaaacaccagAATATTCACTTTAAAGAGAAACTCTATCaatgttcacactgtgataaacGTTTCTGCCATACATATCGGCTGATAGCCCATGAGAgacttcatactggagagaaaccttatcactgtagtatctgtgggaagagttttagtcaacgGACTTCATTACTAAATcacaagagaattcatacaggtgataaacctttcaaatgctctcagtgtgacatgaCGTTTGCTTTTTCAGGTCACTTGAAATCCCACCAGAGACTTCATACTAGAGAGAAACCTTACTACTGTAGTATCTGTGGGAAAAGTTTTAGTCAACAGACTACTTTACTAAATCACCAGAGACTTCATAcgggtgaaaaacctttcaaatgctctcagtgtgacaagacgtttgctcAGTCAGGTTCCTTAAAATCCCAtcaaagagttcatactggGGAGAAACCATATCACTGTAATGtctgtgaaaagagttttagTCAACAGACTACCTTACTAAATCACAATAGAGTTCATACAGGTGATAAACCTTTCAAATGCCCTCAGTGTGACATGACGTTTACTTATTCAAATCACTTGAAatcccatcagagagttcatactgtaGAGAAACTTTACGACGTCTGCTCTCACTGTGGAAATAGCTTTTCTAATCAATCTGAATTCAGAGATCATCAGTgtgttcatactggagagaaaccctatcactgtagtgtctgtagGAAGACGTTTAGTAATCAGTCAAACTTACTAAGGCACCAGAGACTTCAttcaggtgaaaaacctttcaaatgctctcggtgtgacaagacgtttacTCTGTCAAGTTCCTTAAAatcccatcagagagttcatactggaaaGAAACCTTAA
- the fhl2b gene encoding four and a half LIM domains protein 2b, which produces MAERYDCHYCKESLFGKTYVLRDENPYCVKCYESLYSNTCEDCKKPIGCNTRDLSYKDRHWHDECFHCFKCRRSLVDKPFSTKDEQLLCTECYSNEYSSKCYECKKTIMPGSRKMEHKGNSWHETCFTCQRCQQPIGTKSFIPKDNSNYCVPCYEKQFALQCVHCKKPITTGGVTYHDQPWHKDCFLCTGCKQQLSGQRFTSRDDFAYCLNCFCNLYAKKCAACTTPISGLGGSKYISFEERQWHNDCFNCKKCSISLVGRGFLTERDDILCPECGKDI; this is translated from the exons ATGGCAGAGCGCTACGACTGTCACTACTGCAAAGAGTCTCTGTTTGGAAAGACGTATGTTCTGCGTGATGAGAATCCATACTGTGTGAAGTGCTATGAGAGCCTTTATTCCAACACCTGTGAGGATTGCAAGAAACCAATTGGCTGCAACACCAGA GATTTGTCTTACAAGGATCGTCACTGGCATGATGAATGCTTCCACTGCTTCAAATGTCGCCGTTCTCTGGTGGACAAGCCGTTTTCTACCAAGGATGAGCAGCTATTGTGTACCGAGTGTTACTCTAATGAGTATTCCTCCAAATGCTATGAGTGCAAGAAGACCATCATGCCTG GCTCCAGGAAGATGGAGCATAAGGGGAATAGCTGGCATGAGACCTGCTTTACCTGCCAGCGCTGCCAGCAGCCCATTGGTACCAAAAGCTTTATTCCCAAGGATAACAGTAACTACTGCGTGCCCTGCTATGAGAAGCAGTTTGCATTGCAATGTGTGCACTGCAAGAAG CCAATCACCACTGGTGGCGTGACCTACCATGATCAGCCGTGGCATAAGGACTGTTTCCTTTGTACTGGCTGTAAGCAGCAGTTGTCTGGCCAGCGTTTCACCTCTCGTGATGACTTTGCCTACTGCCTCAACTGCTTCTGCAACCTGTATGCTAAGAAGTGTGCTGCCTGTACCACCCCTATTAGCG GCTTAGGAGGCAGCAAATACATCTCCTTTGAAGAGAGACAGTGGCACAATGACTGCTTCAACTGCAAGAAATGCTCGATATCCCTGGTGGGTCGTGGGTTCCTGACGGAGAGAGATGACATTTTGTGCCCTGAATGCGGCAAAGATATCTGA